Proteins encoded by one window of Pan troglodytes isolate AG18354 chromosome 16, NHGRI_mPanTro3-v2.0_pri, whole genome shotgun sequence:
- the GTF2A2 gene encoding transcription initiation factor IIA subunit 2 — protein sequence MAYQLYRNTTLGNSLQESLDELIQSQQITPQLALQVLLQFDKAINAALAQRVRNRVNFRGSLNTYRFCDNVWTFVLNDVEFREVTELIKVDKVKIVACDGKNTGSNTTE from the exons ATGGCATATCAGTTATACAGAAATaccactttgggaaacagtctTCAGGAGAGCCTAGATGAGCTCATACAG TCTCAACAGATCACCCCCCAACTTGCCCTTCAAGTTCTACTTCAGTTTGATAAGGCTATAAATGCAGCATTGGCTCAGAGGGTCAGGAACAGAGTCAATTTCAGG ggcTCTCTAAATACGTACAGATTCTGCGATAATGTGTGGACTTTTGTACTGAATGATGTTGAATTCAGAGAGGTGACAGAACTTATTAAAGTGGATAAAGTGAAAATTGTAGCCTGTGATGGTAAAA ATACTGGCTCCAATACTAcagaatga